CCGACATTGCCCTTCGCGAGCTTCAGCAGCTTCTTGTGACGCTGCCGCCCCTTCGTGCCTCGTTTTACCCGTGGCATGAACGTCTATCCCTTCGCGCCCTAGAGATACGGGATGAGCTTCTTGATGTTCTCGTGATCGACCATCGCGACCAACCCATCGCTGCGGAGCTGTCGCTTTCGCTTCCTTCCCTTGTGGGAGAGGATGTGGCGCCGGTAGGCCTTGGCGCGCTTGATGCGCCCGCTCCCGGTGGTCTTGAAACGCTTTGCCGCGCCGCGGCAGGTTTTGATCTTCGGCATCGT
Above is a window of Deltaproteobacteria bacterium DNA encoding:
- the rpmI gene encoding 50S ribosomal protein L35; amino-acid sequence: MPKIKTCRGAAKRFKTTGSGRIKRAKAYRRHILSHKGRKRKRQLRSDGLVAMVDHENIKKLIPYL